One genomic window of Solanum stenotomum isolate F172 chromosome 9, ASM1918654v1, whole genome shotgun sequence includes the following:
- the LOC125876742 gene encoding BTB/POZ domain-containing protein At1g55760: MSDSAYRVDTTSRLAQWRIDNLASCTYRKSDPFKIGKWNWHLAVEKNRTLSIKLYPEISNFTRENPPIASFIIRLISSLGDRKTLIHPEVIEKQLKSSDDFVWPIEIPLTGKFIIDVEFLDLKTATPNSGELCSIWAEGLTEKQSNATALSSLGRMLSESIHTDIIINASDGSIGAHRAVLAARSPVFRSMFSHDLKEKELSAIHISDMSIEACQCFLNYIYGNIQNEEFLTHRLALLRAADKYDLSDLKEACHESLMEDIDAKNVLERLQTASLYQLPNLKACCMRYLVRFGKIFDIRDDFSAFLQYADREIIGEIFHEVLAAWKGF; the protein is encoded by the exons ATGAGTGATTCTGCTTATCGTGTTGATACTACTTCTCGTCTTGCTCAATGGCGAATCGACAATTTAGCTTCTTGTACTTATCGCAAATCAGATCCTTTCAAGATCGGAAAATGGAATTG GCATTTAGCTGTGGAGAAGAACAGGACATTGTCCATTAAATTATATCCAGAGATATCAAATTTCACAAGAGAGAATCCTCCAattgcatcttttattattaGATTAATCTCGTCGTTGGGAGATCGCAAGACTTTGATTCACCCTG AAGTTATAGAGAAGCAACTCAAGAGTAGCGACGATTTTGTTTGGCCTATTGAAATCCCCTTAACCGGGAAGTTCATCATTGACGTTGAATTCCTTGATCTGAAGACTGCAACGCCTAAT AGTGGGGAGCTGTGCTCTATCTGGGCTGAAGGATTAACCGAGAAGCAATCGAATGCAACTGCTCTGTCATCACTTGGCCGAATGTTGTCTGAGAGCATTCACACGGACATCATAATCAATGCTTCAGATGGAAGCATTGGAGCGCATCGTGCAGTTCTTGCTGCAAGGTCACCTGTCTTCCGAAGCATGTTCTCCCATGACCTCAAAGAGAAAGAATTATCTGCTATACACATCTCCGACATGTCAATAGAAGCTTGCCAATGCTTTCTGAATTACATTTACGGGAACATACAAAATGAAGAATTTTTAACCCATCGACTGGCTTTGCTTCGAGCAGCTGATAAGTACGACCTCTCAGATTTAAAGGAGGCATGTCATGAAAGTCTAATGGAAGATATTGACGCGAAGAATGTTCTTGAGAGGCTCCAAACTGCTTCTCTTTATCAACTGCCGAACCTGAAGGCCTGTTGTATGAGGTATCTCGTGAGGTTTggtaaaatatttgatataagAGATGATTTCTCTGCATTTCTGCAATATGCAGACAGAGAAATCATCGGTGAAATTTTCCACGAAGTTCTTGCTGCTTGGAAAGGATTCTGA